The sequence below is a genomic window from Zhongshania aliphaticivorans.
TGGGACTTCCCCACAATGATGGCGGCGTCTTTTATATTGGGCTTAGATGTGCATTGGATCGGCAAGCACACTTTGTTCCCCGCAGGGCCTTTTGGTGCGCTGATGCGCTGGTTTGGCGGCATTGGTATTGATCGCCGCAAAAAGCATAATACCGTCGAACAAATGGTGACTAATTTTAATGAGCGCGATGAACTAGTAGTCATCATCACCCCAGAAGGCACTCGTAGTAAGGTGAACCACTGGAAAGCCGGCTTTTATCACATTGCGGTGGGGGCGGGGGTGCCGATTTACATGGCTTATGTTGACACCAATTTGAATGTGGTAGGCATGGGTCCCGCATTTTATCCCACCGGCGATTATGACAAAGACATCCTTGAAATACGGGCTTTTTACGCCGACAAAAGAGGGTTCAAGCCGCATAGTGAATGAACTGTCTCTACTAAGTTTGGCGTAGATATTCTTCGGTGCTAATCAATAATAATAGATAGACGCGCGCTCCATCTAGGTTTGTGGCTAGGAGCGCATACAGCTAATAACAATGACTGGAAATTGCGATGAAAACGCTCTTTGGTTTTGCCTGTGCTCTGGCAACGGCCACTCTTTTTACTGCCTCAATATTTGTCAATGCCGACACTGTAAAGGATGTTACAACCGAGCGTATTTCCCGTAATGACAGTGCAAATTGGTTGTCTTACGGTAAGGATTATAAAGAGCAGCGCTATAGCGAACTCGATCAGATCAATGTTGGTAACGTTGCTAAGTTAGGTTTGGCGTGGGCCTTTGATACCGATTTTAATCGCGGTTTAGAAGCGACGCCTATTGTCGTTGATGGCGTTATTTACGTAACGGGTAATTGGAGCGTTGTGTACGCGCTGGACGCTCGCGACGGTCGCTTACTGTGGAAATACGATCCCAAAGTACCAAAAGAGTGGGCCAAAATGGCGTGTTGCGATGTAGTTAATCGCGGTGTTGCCGTCTACGAAGGTAAAATTATTTTTGGCACCCTTGACGCCCGCCTGATCGCACTGGATGCAGCGAGTGGTGAGGTTCTCTGGGAAACCGCCACGGCAGATTTGAAGGCCTACCCTTACACCATAACGGGTGCGCCGCGAGTGGCTAAAGATAAGGTGTTTATTGGTAATGGCGGTGCGGAATATGGCGTCCGTGGCTATGTTAGTGCCTTTGATGTAAATACCGGTAAAGAACTGTGGCGGTTTTACACCGTTCCGGCAAACCCTGCCGATGGCTTTGAGAACGACGCCATGGCGCGGGCCGCAAAGACCTGGACCGGTAAATGGTGGGAGTACGGCGGTGGTGGCACGGTATGGGATTCTATTGTTTACGATGACGAGTTAGATCAGCTCTATATTGGCGTCGGCAATGGCTCACCGTGGAATGCCAAAATTCGTAGCCCCGAGGGTGGCGATAATCTTTACTTGTCGTCGATAGTGGCACTGAACCCAGATAGCGGTGAATATATTTGGCATTACCAAGAAACCCCTGCCGAATCGTGGGACTACACCGCCACTCAACACATTATGTTGGCCGATATGGCGATTGCGGGAGAGCAACGCAAGGTTATATGGCATGCCCCCAAAAATGGCTTTTTCTTTGTTATTGATCGCCAGTCTGGCAAATTGCTGTCGGCAGAGCCCTATGCGGATGTGAATTGGGCTAGCCATTATGACCTAGAGACTGGGCGTCCGGTGGAAGCAGACAATGCCCGTTACCGTGACGCGCCTGAACTGATTCGGCCGTCCTCTATGGGCGCACACAACTGGCAGGCCATGGCCTACAGCCCGCAGACTGGGCTGGTTTATATACCGGCGATAAGCAGCTTGTTTGAATACAACTCGGTTGAGGAGTATCTCCATCAGTGGGGGCAGTGGAATCTGGGGATATATTTGCAGCAGCCCGCAGTAGCAGATCCAATATTGTCGCAATTACTGACCAGCAAGATCACCCAGGGTAGCCTGCTGGCTTGGGACCCAGTTAAACAAGAGGCCGC
It includes:
- a CDS encoding PQQ-dependent dehydrogenase, methanol/ethanol family, with the translated sequence MKTLFGFACALATATLFTASIFVNADTVKDVTTERISRNDSANWLSYGKDYKEQRYSELDQINVGNVAKLGLAWAFDTDFNRGLEATPIVVDGVIYVTGNWSVVYALDARDGRLLWKYDPKVPKEWAKMACCDVVNRGVAVYEGKIIFGTLDARLIALDAASGEVLWETATADLKAYPYTITGAPRVAKDKVFIGNGGAEYGVRGYVSAFDVNTGKELWRFYTVPANPADGFENDAMARAAKTWTGKWWEYGGGGTVWDSIVYDDELDQLYIGVGNGSPWNAKIRSPEGGDNLYLSSIVALNPDSGEYIWHYQETPAESWDYTATQHIMLADMAIAGEQRKVIWHAPKNGFFFVIDRQSGKLLSAEPYADVNWASHYDLETGRPVEADNARYRDAPELIRPSSMGAHNWQAMAYSPQTGLVYIPAISSLFEYNSVEEYLHQWGQWNLGIYLQQPAVADPILSQLLTSKITQGSLLAWDPVKQEAAWQVSHKLTWNGGILATGGGLVFQGSADGEVLAFRADNGEKLWSFPAKTGVMAPPVTYTVDGEQYVTILAGWGGAFGLIAGLEREVTPPPSRVLTFKLGGNGVLPENPLKQLHEPPPRLTTDEAILEKGRNLYYAYCNACHGTEAISNGAIPDLRHLPAAFHNSFNAIVLDGIMSKAGMVGFGEVLSEDDAYAIHAFILERANVDKELRAQSDWWKDLKIWFFSLLANFIAWLM
- a CDS encoding lysophospholipid acyltransferase family protein, which encodes MQTRTIFKTPLVSGFFRLVFMALTRLRGWRIEGEKPKDKKYVLIAAPHTSNWDFPTMMAASFILGLDVHWIGKHTLFPAGPFGALMRWFGGIGIDRRKKHNTVEQMVTNFNERDELVVIITPEGTRSKVNHWKAGFYHIAVGAGVPIYMAYVDTNLNVVGMGPAFYPTGDYDKDILEIRAFYADKRGFKPHSE